The genomic segment GGCTACCGGCTCCGTGGCCTCGGTGGCCGTGCTCTTCATCCTCATCCTCACCCTGGCGGGGCTTTCCCTGGCCGTGGTGAACGCCATGTTCCACAGCCCGTGGGGCACCTTCACGGTGTTCGCCACCATTCCCATCGCGCTCTTGATGGGCGTCTACCTCCACGTCTGGCGCGACGGCGACGTGAAAGGCGCGTCCATCCTGGGCGTGGCGCTCCTGGTGCTGGCCATCCTGGCCGGACCCCACGTGGTGGAGAACCCCACCCTGGCGGGGATGTTCACCATGTCGCGCAACAACATCGCCATCTCGATCCCCATCTACGGCTTCATCGCCTCGGTGCTCCCGGTGTGGCTGCTCCTGTGCCCGCGCGACTATCTTTCCACCTACCTGAAGATCGGCACCATCGCCATGCTGGCCATAGGCATCTTCTGGGTGCGCCCGGACCTTCTGATGCCCGCCACCACGCAGTTCGTCTCCGGCGGCGGCCCCATCATCCCCGGGCCGGTGTTCCCCTTCCTGTTCATCACCATCGCCTGCGGGGCCATCTCGGGCTTCCACGCCATCATCGGCTCGGGCACCACGCCCAAGATGATCGGCTCCGAGGGCGACATCCTCTTCGTGGGCTACGGGGCCATGCTCACCGAGGGCTTCGTGGCCATCATGGCGCTCATCGCGGCCTGCGTGATGGTCCCGGCCGACTACTTCGCCATCAACGCTCCGGCAGCCGCCTTCGAGAAGCTGGGCATGGCCGTGGTGAACCTCCCCGAGCTCTCCACCGCCGTGGGCGAGAAGCTCCAGGGCAGGCCCGGCGGCGCGGTGTCGCTGGCAGTGGGCATGGCCTACATCTTCTCTTCCGTGCCCTTCATGAAGGGCCTCATGGCCTACTGGTACCACTTCGCCATCATGTTCGAGGCAGTGTTCATCCTTACCGCCGTGGACACCGGCACCCGCGTGGGCCGCTTCTTCCTCCAGGAAATGATCGGCCAGTTCGTGCCCAGGTTCGCCGAGAAGCGCTGGTGGCCCGGCATCGTGATCACCAGCGGCATCTTCACCTTCTCCTGGGGCTATCTGGTCTATACCGGGGACATCGGCACCATCTGGCCGCTCTTCGGCATGTCCAACCAGCTTCTGGCCGCCGTGGGCCTGCTCATCGGCACGACGCTCCTCATCCGCATGAACAAGGCCCGCTACGCCTGGATGACCGCCGTCCCGGGCCTTTCCCTGGTGTGCATCACCATGTACGCGGGATTCCTGCAGATCACCAACACCTACCTGCCCAAGAACATGTACCTCCTGGCCACCATGGCCATCATCGTCATGTGCCTGATGACCATCGTCATCGTCAGCGCCTTCCGCCGCTGGATGCAACTGCTCTCCGTGAAGCAGCCCGTGCCCGACGCCTACGGCGAGCCCGTGCTCGACGTGGTGCCCGAGTAGACCTTGACTTCCCCCGGACCCTGGCCTAGCAGCCAGGGTCTGGGAGGATTCGCATGTTCAAGCACCTCGTTCTCGCCCTCGCCCTCGCGGCCTTCCCCGCCAGCGCCATGGCCCAGTCCACCACGGCCGTCGGCCAGACCCAAACCCAGAACCAGGTGACCATCCAGAGCCTGCCACCCGCAGCCACCTGCTTCAACTGCGAGTGCAACAACACGGACTTCACCTGCCGCACCGCCTGCATGGACTACACCGACCTCATCAAGCGCCAGCAGTGCGAGGCCGCCTGCGGACAGACCCTCTCCACCTGCCTGGCCAACGCCCAGAAGCTCCAGCGCGCCGTGGACGAGCAGCGCGCCCTCACCCAGCAGAGTTCCGCCAGCGGCCGCACCAACTGATCCGCTCCCGCGTAGCCGCCAGGCCTGCCCTGGGCTTTGTTCCACTCGACGACAACCGAACCAGCGAGCGCCTCATGAACCGACCTTCACCCGCCGGAAAGGTCCTGCTATTCGGCACCTGCCTGGCCGACGCCGTGTTCCCCGACGCCGGCATGGCCTCCATCCGCCTGCTCGAAAATTGCGGCTTCCAGGTGGCCTACCCCCTGGAACAGGGCTGCTGCGGCCAGCCCGCCTACAACTCCGGCTTCCCCGACGAGGCCCGCGCCGTGGCCCTGGCCCAGGTGAAGGCCTTCGCGGGCTCGGACGCGCCCGTGGTGGTCCCTTCCGGCTCCTGCGCCGGGATGCTGCGCCACCACTACCCCGCTCTCTTCGAGGGACGCCCCGAGCTCTTCGAGGTGCTGGCCTTCAGCGCGCGCGTGCGCGAATTCTGCGAGTTCCTGGCCGAGGCAGCGCCAACGCTCCCCGACAGCGGCCCGCCCGTGCGCGCCGTGTGGCACTCCTCCTGCCACGCCCTGCGCGAGACGGGCTCCACCCCGGCCGCCAAGGCCCTGCTGCGCGCCCTGCCCGGCGTGGAACTGGTGGAACTGGCCCGCGAGTGGGAGTGCTGCGGCTTCGGCGGCACCTTCAGCGTGAAGCGCCCCGAGATCTCCGCCGCCATGGTGCGCGACAAGGTGGAGGACGTGCTGGCCGCCCGCGCCGACGTGCTTCTCACCGCCGACTGCGGCTGCCTGCTCAACATCACCTCGGCCGCCCAGCGCATGGGACGCCCCGTGCGCGGCATGCACGTGGCCGAATTCCTCTGGGAGCGCGTCTCCGGGACGGCCTCGACGCAACAGCCCGCGACCCGGGCCGGGGAGGCGAACCATGGCCGCTGATTCCTTCGATTTCCCCGCCGCCCTGGCCAAGGCCCTGGCCGATCCTCAGATCGCCGGCAACTTCAAGTCCGCCCTGGGCGGCTTGCGCGGCAAGCGTCTGGCCCTCTTCGCCGACCCGGCCGAGCTGGCCAGGCTGCGCGCCACCGGCAAGGCCCTCAAGGGCCGGACACTCTCACGCCTGCCTGAGCTTCTTGTCCAGTTGGAGGCCAACTGCACCCGCAACGGCATCCGCGTGCACTGGGCCGAGACCACCGAAGAGGCCAACCGCATCGTGCTCTCCATCCTGCGCGCCCACGGGGCGGACACGGTGGTCAAGGGCAAGTCCATGGTCTCGGAGGAGATGGGGCTCAACCACTTCCTCGAAGAGCACGGCGTCACCCCCGTGGAAACGGACCTTGGCGAGTTCATCATCCAGCTGGCCCACCAGCCGCCCTCGCACATCACGGCTCCGGCCCTGCACATGAACCGCAAGCAGGTGGCGGAACTTTTTTCCAAGTGCATCCCTGACACGCCCTACACCGAGGACGTGCTGGAGCTCAACGCCATCGCCCGGCGTGTCCTGCGCGAGAAGTTCCGCACGGCAAAGGCCGGGCTCTCGGGCGTGAACTTCGCCGTGGCCGAGACCGGCTCCCTGGTGCTCGTCGAGAACGAGGGCAACGGGCGCATGAGCACCCACTGCCCCGACGTGCACATCGCCCTCATGGGTCTCGAGAAGGTGGTGGAAAAGCTCGAGCACCTGCCGCCGCTCATGCGCCTGCTTACCGGCTCGGCCACCGGACAGCTGCTCTCCACCTACGTGAACGTGGTCAGCGGCCCACGCGGCCCGCACGAACTGGACGGCCCCCGCGAGGTGCACCTGGTCATCCTGGACAACGGCCGTTCCAACATGTTCCAGGACGCCGAACTCTCCGGCTCGCTGCGCTGCATCCGCTGCGGCGCGTGCCTGAACAACTGCCCTGTCTATTCGCGCCTGGGCGGCCACGCGTACGGCTCGGTCTATCCCGGCCCCATCGGGTCGGTGATCACGCCCCAGATGGAAGGGCTCGACGCCAAGGGCGACCTTTCCTTCGCTTCCAGCCTCTGCGGAGCCTGCGAGGAAGTCTGCCCGGTGATGATCCCTCTTGCCCGGCACCTGCGCCGCATCCGCTCCGAGTGCGAGGCCGCGCCCGGACAGGGCCTCGTGCGCGGTCGCGGGGCCAAGCGTTGCGCCGTCAAGACTCTGGGCTGGCGTCTCTGGGCCTTCGTGGAGCGCAGGCCCTGGCTGCGCGAACGCCTGCTCGCCCTGGCCGCGCGCCTCACCGGCCGCTGGACCCCGGCCGTGGGCCCTCTCGCCGCATGGAGCCAGGCCCGCACGCTGCCCAAACTTGCCCGCAAGAGCCTGCGCCAGCGCGTGCGCGAGGAAGGAGTCCGCCATGGATAGCGCCATCGCCCGCGAGGCCATTCTGGCCCGCCTCTCCCGTAACCGTCCGGCCGCGCCCGCTCCCGTGGCCCCCGACCGCGCCTGGAGCCCCCCCCGGCCCGGACGCCACGAGGCCGTGGACCTCCTCTGCGCCCGCATGGCCGCCGTGAAGACCGAAGTCATCCGCACCAGCGCCGCACAAATGGCCGACGCCCTGGCCGACCTGCTCGCCGCCAAAGCGCCTTCGTCCTTGGCCTACGGCCCCGCCTCCGGCGTGGCCCCCCTTGTGCGAGAGGTCCTCGCCCGGCCCGGCATGCCCTCACCCCTCCCCGTGGACCGCCCCGTGGAGGAACTGCGCGACGCCCTCTTCGCCGTGGACGCCTCGGTGACAGGCGTCCGCCTTGCCATCGCGGAAAACGGCTCGCTGCTCCTTACCCCCGACGCCACGGAGTCCCGGCTGCTCTCCCTCGTTCCGCCCCTGCACATCGCGGTGCTGTTCGAATCCCAGGTGCGGGCCACTTTCGCGGATGCCCTGGCCGAACTGGCCGAAGCCGGGCCGCTGCCCCCCAACGCGCTGCTCATCTCCGGCCCGTCCAAGACCGCCGACATCGAACTGACGCTCACCTTCGGCGTGCACGGCCCCAAGGAACTGGCCGTGCTCGTGGTGTCCGGCGTCGCGCCGTAATCCGTCCACTGGAGGCCCCGCCATGGAAGAGATCCTGCTCGTCGAAGACAGCCGCACCTTCGGTTCACTCCTGCGCCGCACCGTGGAGCGCGAGGTGGGACGCACCGTCACCTGGGTCAAATCCCGCGCCGAATGCGAAGCCGCGCTGGCGGAGAATCCCCACGGTTTCGCCGCCGCGCTCCTGGACCTGAACCTCCCCGACGCCCACGAAGGCGAAGTGGTGGACGTGGTGCTCGCCTACAACGTGCCCGCCGTGGTGTTCACGGGCGAGATGGCCCCGGGACTGCGCGAGGCCATGTGGGAAAAGGGCATCGTGGACTACGTGTTCAAACAGGGCCTGCACACCCTGGACTACGTGGTGCGCCTGCTGCGCCGCATCCTGCGCAACAAGGGGCTGCGCGCCGTGGCGGCCCTGGCGGACGACGCCGAACGCGCCCGCCTGACACGTCTCCTGACGGCCCACGGCTACCAGGCCATCCCCTGCGCCGACGCGCGCACCGCCCTGGAAACCGCCCGCGCGGACGCCTCCGTGCGGCTGGTCCTCACGGATTCTATCCTCCCGGACGCAACCGGCGCGGAACTCACCCGCTCCGTGCGCGAAACGCGCGGACTGCGCGACGTGGCCGTGATCGGCATGGCCGCCGAACACGACGGCGAAGCCTCGGCCGCACTGCTCAAAAGCGGCGCAAACGACTTCATCACCCGCCCGTTCATGACCGAGGAGTTCTACTGCCGCATCTCCCAGAACGTGGACATGCTGAACCTCCTTGACGACTTCGCGGACCTCGCCAACCGCGACGTGCTCACGGGCCTGGGCAACCGCACACACCTCTTCGACGCGGGCAACAGACTCTTCACGACCCTGCGCCGGGAAGACCGCGGCCTCGCGGCGGCCCTCATCGGCGTGGACCGCCTCAAGGAAGTGAACGACACCCACGGCCACGACGCGGGCGATACCGTGCTTCGCCACGTGGCCGTGCTCCTGCGCCAGCACTTCCGGGGCAGCGACATCCTCGCCCGCCTCGCCGGAGACGAATTCTGCGTGCTCGACGCCGAAATGACCCCGGAGCAGGCCCTCGACGCCTTCGACGCATTCCGCGCCGACGTGGCGGCCGGCCCGGCCCAATACGGAGGACTCCAAATCACCGTGAGCGTGAGCATCGGCCTGCAATGCGCCGAAATGGCCAGCTTCGACGCCCTCATCCGCTCCGCTACGGCCCTCCTCGACAAGGCCGAGGAGACCGGCGGCGATCAGGTTCTGCTCAACACGGACCCCATCGGCCTCCACCTCTCCGCCTGATGCGCCCATTCGGCGCACCCAGCGAACGGCTGCGCGGACAGAAAAGATGCCTCCGACCGCGCTTCCCACCCCGCCGCGACCTCACCGAACGTCACCGTGAACCGAAGCGGGAGTCCGAAGTGCGGAGCCCTCTCTGCCCGCCGGAGGTTATTCCTCTGACCACCCTCACCAAGCCGACGCAGCCCTCTTCACGCGGCAACCGCCGCCAGCACGACGGTTACTTCCCCCAGCACGATAGCCGCGCCGACGAAGTCGCCGTTGAAACCACCCTGACGCCGAGAAATCCGTGCGAGGGCCCAGGTTACGGCTGCGCAGGCGGCCAGCCCCAGTGCGGTGTCCCGGAGTCCGGCCAGGGCGAACCCCAGGATCGCGCAGAGCGCGACTCCCAACGCGATTAGTCGCGGTGTCGCGCCGCGAGCGAAGAGCGCGCCCAGTCCGGGCCGGGCGCGTGAACGGCAGACGTGGAGCACGGCGAGCCCTGCTGTCCTGCCTGCCACGAAAGACCAGACCACCACGCCGAGACGGCCCTGGGAGGCCAGTTCGCCGCAGGCCGAGGCCTGGGCCGTGAGAGCCAGTGCCAGGGCCATGACGGCGAAGGGACCGGCCCGGCTGTCCTTGAGGATGGCCCAGAAACGGTCACCGGTGGCGGCGCTGCCCACGGCGTCGGCTATGTCGGCCAGGCCGTCGGCATGCAGTCCCCGGGTGAGCAGCAATCCAAGAAGAGCCACGGTCCATCCCGCGAGGAATGGCGTGTGCGCGAAGAGTCCCAGCCAGGCCGGGAGCGTGGCCAGGAGCCCGACAACAAGCCCCGCAACAGGGAACCAGGGCAGGGCGCGCGGGAAGGCGTCGTCTGGTTCCGCACGGGCCGGGGCAAGCACGGTGAGGAAGGACAGGGCCAGGCGCAGGCCTTCAAGACAACGGGGCACGTCTCCTCCTGGGGGGTGTGGTTTGTGACGGCGCGGCGAAGCAGCACCGCCGCGACCGATTCATGATTGCACGATGCGTGGCCGTCTCGCGAGGGGGCGCGTATCTGGCCCGGTGGTGGTCCGCTACCCGTGACGTTCCAGGCGCAGGCGGACGGTCGCGCCGGGCGCGAGCCCCAGCACGGAGGCGGCGGATTCCTTGTTCATGGCCAGCTCCAGGTAGCCCTGGCTGCCTTTGAGCACGCCCACTTGTCCCGGCTCCAGCTTCTCGTAGGTGAAGGCCGGTTGCAGCGGCATCTCCACCGGCGTCGCGAGCACGGGGTCACGGGCCTTGAGGATCATGTTGGCGTAGGCTTCGCATTCCAGGTTGAGCAGGCAATTGCCGAAGCGGTCCACGTGGAGCACCATGGCGTCCACCACGGCATCGGTGTGCACGGGCTCAAGCCCGGGGAGTCGCACGAGGGTGTGCGGGTTCACCTCTTCGCCCAGGCGTTCGGGCGGCGCGCCGGTGAGGAGCTTGGCGGCAAGGGGCGCGAAGATGTCGCGGCCGTGGAAGGTGGCGCTGGCTTCGCGCCGCCAGGCCGGAGTGACGTCGCGCACGCGGCTGCCGCCGCCATGCTGCATCACCAGTGTGAGCAGGCCGTTGTCCGGGGCGAGGAAGAACTGCCTGTGCTTCTCCAGGAGAACGATGCGGCGGTCGCCTCCGACGCCGGGGTCCACCACGGCCACGAACACAGTCCCTTCGGGGAAATGTTTGCGGCTGGACTCCAGGAAGAAGGCGGCCTGGAGGATGTTGAATGGCTCCACCTGATGGCAGAGGTCCAGGACGCGGGCTTCCGGGGCGTGCAGGGCGAACGCGCCCTTCATCTGGCCCACGTAGGGGTCCGCGAAGCCGAAATCGGTGAGCAGCACGGCGAAAGCCGCCATGGCCTCCTCCTTGCGAGCCGGGTCTGTGGGAACGTCGGTGCGGCCGCGCCGGGATCGCGGCCCTGGGGATGATAGGGCCTAGCGGTCCTGATTGTCCATGTTCAGGTTGAAGGCGACGGCGTAGAGATGGTGGAAGAAATCGACGTATTCCACGTAAACGGTCTCGGGGACGTTGATGCGGGCGGGGGCGAAGTTGATGATGCCGCGCACGCCTGCGTCCACGAGGTAGTTGGCGGCGCGCTGGGCGCGCTCGGGGGGCGTGGTGATGAGGCCGATCTCGATGTCGAGTTCTTCGACTTTTTCCTTGAGGCGGCGCGAACAGATGACTTCGAGGCCGGAAACTTCCTCGCCGATCTTGAAGGGATCGCAGTCGAAGGCGCCGACGATGTGGAAGCCGCGCCGGGGGAAGTCCTGGTGGCGCAGGAGGGCCTTGCCCAGGTTGCCCACGCCCACGAGCGCGGCCTTCCAGACGCGGTCGACGCCGAGCGCCTGCTTGATGGAGCTGATGAGGTCCTGGACGAAGTAGCCGACGCCGCGCACGCCGAATTCGCCGAAGTATGCGAGATCTTTGCGGATCTGGGAGGGATTGACGTTGCAGGCCTTGGCCAGGACTTCGGAGGAGAGCACTTCGGAGCCCTCCCTGCGAAACGTCTCAAGCACCTGGACGTAGAGTGCCAGGCGCTGGATGGTGGCGCGGGGGATGTGCTCGCTCTTCACGTGTGTGGGGCTCCTGACCCGGGAAAAAAGCCGGGAGGCCCGTTGGGGCCTCCCGGCGGGAAGGCGTCGTTTAGCCGAGGGGCTTCACGAACATGAGGATCAGGCAGACGACCAGGGCGTAAATGGCCAGGGATTCGATGAAGGCCAGGCCCAGGATCAGGGTGGTGGTCAGCTTGCCGCCGATCTCGGGGTTGCGGGCCATGCCTTCGCAGGCGCCCTTCACGCCGATGCCCTGACCGATGCCGCAGCCGAGGGCGGCCAGGCCCATGCCGATGGCGGAGCCGATGGCGGCCATGGGGCCGACGGAGGAGGCGCCGTCGGCGGCGAAGGCCATGGAGGCGAGACCGAGCATGGCGATGGTGTTCAGGACGACGAGCAGGTTCTTGCGCATGGAATAACTCCTCACGTGTTGGTATGTTGTTTGGTCAGATGACCATTTCCCCCGGTTTAGTGGGCGTGTTCGAAGGCTCCCTTCAGGTAGACGAGGGTGAGCATGAAGAACACGAAGGCCTGGATGAAGTCGGCCAGCATGAAGAGGAAGTAGAGCGGGAACGTGGAGACGATGGGCGCCAGCATGAACAGCAGGATGAGCACCAGTTCCTCGCCGCGGATGTTGCCGAAGAGTCGCAGGGTGAGCGACAGGGGCCGGGCCAGATGGCTCATGAATTCAAGGATGATCATCATGGGAGCCAGGGCGGGCATGGGGCCCATGAAGTGCTTGATGTAGCCGGGACCCCAGTTCCTGATGCCCCAGTAGTTGTAGTAGATGAAGACGAACAGGGCCATGGCGGCGTTGTGGTTCACGCTGTTGGTGGCCGAGTCGAAGCCGGGGATGAGGCCCATGAAGTTGCAGGTGAGGATGTAGAGGAAGATCGCCACCAGAATGGGGGTGACCTTGCGGCCGTCCTCGCCCATGGTCTCCACGATGAAGTTCTCGAGCCCGCCGATGACGAACTCGAAGAAGTTCTGGAGGCCTCCGGGCACCATCTTGAGACCCGACGTGGTCATCAGACCCAGGGTCAGGAGCACGACGATGGCCAGCCAGGAGAACAACACTTCGTTGGGGATGTGCATCCCCGCGCCCTTGGCAGCCATTTCCAGAAACAATACCGGGTGATCCAATCCGCCAGCCATGGCTCTCATGCCTCCTTCGCGCTGTTAGACCCGGCCCTCTTGAGGGCCCCCCACACCAGAATCGTGACCATGACCGTGGACATTCCGCCCAGGGTGGCCCACACCGGCCATCCCGCTTCCACGATCATCAAATACAGTCCCACGCCCGTTATGCCCAGGCGCACGAAAAACCTGAAAAAGCTGCCGCCCACCG from the Fundidesulfovibrio magnetotacticus genome contains:
- a CDS encoding LutB/LldF family L-lactate oxidation iron-sulfur protein; this translates as MAADSFDFPAALAKALADPQIAGNFKSALGGLRGKRLALFADPAELARLRATGKALKGRTLSRLPELLVQLEANCTRNGIRVHWAETTEEANRIVLSILRAHGADTVVKGKSMVSEEMGLNHFLEEHGVTPVETDLGEFIIQLAHQPPSHITAPALHMNRKQVAELFSKCIPDTPYTEDVLELNAIARRVLREKFRTAKAGLSGVNFAVAETGSLVLVENEGNGRMSTHCPDVHIALMGLEKVVEKLEHLPPLMRLLTGSATGQLLSTYVNVVSGPRGPHELDGPREVHLVILDNGRSNMFQDAELSGSLRCIRCGACLNNCPVYSRLGGHAYGSVYPGPIGSVITPQMEGLDAKGDLSFASSLCGACEEVCPVMIPLARHLRRIRSECEAAPGQGLVRGRGAKRCAVKTLGWRLWAFVERRPWLRERLLALAARLTGRWTPAVGPLAAWSQARTLPKLARKSLRQRVREEGVRHG
- the atpB gene encoding F0F1 ATP synthase subunit A, coding for MAGGLDHPVLFLEMAAKGAGMHIPNEVLFSWLAIVVLLTLGLMTTSGLKMVPGGLQNFFEFVIGGLENFIVETMGEDGRKVTPILVAIFLYILTCNFMGLIPGFDSATNSVNHNAAMALFVFIYYNYWGIRNWGPGYIKHFMGPMPALAPMMIILEFMSHLARPLSLTLRLFGNIRGEELVLILLFMLAPIVSTFPLYFLFMLADFIQAFVFFMLTLVYLKGAFEHAH
- a CDS encoding carbon starvation CstA family protein translates to MNALTLVFASLCVFAIAYRFYGLFFVRKVLGVKPERPTPAVKMADGVDYVKTNKFVLFGHHFAAIAAAGPLLGPVLAAQFGYMPGALWILVGCVVAGAVHDSVVLFASVRHRGQSLAYIATQEIGKATGSVASVAVLFILILTLAGLSLAVVNAMFHSPWGTFTVFATIPIALLMGVYLHVWRDGDVKGASILGVALLVLAILAGPHVVENPTLAGMFTMSRNNIAISIPIYGFIASVLPVWLLLCPRDYLSTYLKIGTIAMLAIGIFWVRPDLLMPATTQFVSGGGPIIPGPVFPFLFITIACGAISGFHAIIGSGTTPKMIGSEGDILFVGYGAMLTEGFVAIMALIAACVMVPADYFAINAPAAAFEKLGMAVVNLPELSTAVGEKLQGRPGGAVSLAVGMAYIFSSVPFMKGLMAYWYHFAIMFEAVFILTAVDTGTRVGRFFLQEMIGQFVPRFAEKRWWPGIVITSGIFTFSWGYLVYTGDIGTIWPLFGMSNQLLAAVGLLIGTTLLIRMNKARYAWMTAVPGLSLVCITMYAGFLQITNTYLPKNMYLLATMAIIVMCLMTIVIVSAFRRWMQLLSVKQPVPDAYGEPVLDVVPE
- a CDS encoding LutC/YkgG family protein, which gives rise to MDSAIAREAILARLSRNRPAAPAPVAPDRAWSPPRPGRHEAVDLLCARMAAVKTEVIRTSAAQMADALADLLAAKAPSSLAYGPASGVAPLVREVLARPGMPSPLPVDRPVEELRDALFAVDASVTGVRLAIAENGSLLLTPDATESRLLSLVPPLHIAVLFESQVRATFADALAELAEAGPLPPNALLISGPSKTADIELTLTFGVHGPKELAVLVVSGVAP
- a CDS encoding redox-sensing transcriptional repressor Rex, which codes for MKSEHIPRATIQRLALYVQVLETFRREGSEVLSSEVLAKACNVNPSQIRKDLAYFGEFGVRGVGYFVQDLISSIKQALGVDRVWKAALVGVGNLGKALLRHQDFPRRGFHIVGAFDCDPFKIGEEVSGLEVICSRRLKEKVEELDIEIGLITTPPERAQRAANYLVDAGVRGIINFAPARINVPETVYVEYVDFFHHLYAVAFNLNMDNQDR
- a CDS encoding diguanylate cyclase, coding for MEEILLVEDSRTFGSLLRRTVEREVGRTVTWVKSRAECEAALAENPHGFAAALLDLNLPDAHEGEVVDVVLAYNVPAVVFTGEMAPGLREAMWEKGIVDYVFKQGLHTLDYVVRLLRRILRNKGLRAVAALADDAERARLTRLLTAHGYQAIPCADARTALETARADASVRLVLTDSILPDATGAELTRSVRETRGLRDVAVIGMAAEHDGEASAALLKSGANDFITRPFMTEEFYCRISQNVDMLNLLDDFADLANRDVLTGLGNRTHLFDAGNRLFTTLRREDRGLAAALIGVDRLKEVNDTHGHDAGDTVLRHVAVLLRQHFRGSDILARLAGDEFCVLDAEMTPEQALDAFDAFRADVAAGPAQYGGLQITVSVSIGLQCAEMASFDALIRSATALLDKAEETGGDQVLLNTDPIGLHLSA
- the atpE gene encoding ATP synthase F0 subunit C is translated as MRKNLLVVLNTIAMLGLASMAFAADGASSVGPMAAIGSAIGMGLAALGCGIGQGIGVKGACEGMARNPEIGGKLTTTLILGLAFIESLAIYALVVCLILMFVKPLG
- a CDS encoding SAM hydrolase/SAM-dependent halogenase family protein is translated as MAAFAVLLTDFGFADPYVGQMKGAFALHAPEARVLDLCHQVEPFNILQAAFFLESSRKHFPEGTVFVAVVDPGVGGDRRIVLLEKHRQFFLAPDNGLLTLVMQHGGGSRVRDVTPAWRREASATFHGRDIFAPLAAKLLTGAPPERLGEEVNPHTLVRLPGLEPVHTDAVVDAMVLHVDRFGNCLLNLECEAYANMILKARDPVLATPVEMPLQPAFTYEKLEPGQVGVLKGSQGYLELAMNKESAASVLGLAPGATVRLRLERHG
- a CDS encoding (Fe-S)-binding protein; its protein translation is MNRPSPAGKVLLFGTCLADAVFPDAGMASIRLLENCGFQVAYPLEQGCCGQPAYNSGFPDEARAVALAQVKAFAGSDAPVVVPSGSCAGMLRHHYPALFEGRPELFEVLAFSARVREFCEFLAEAAPTLPDSGPPVRAVWHSSCHALRETGSTPAAKALLRALPGVELVELAREWECCGFGGTFSVKRPEISAAMVRDKVEDVLAARADVLLTADCGCLLNITSAAQRMGRPVRGMHVAEFLWERVSGTASTQQPATRAGEANHGR
- a CDS encoding adenosylcobinamide-GDP ribazoletransferase — protein: MPRCLEGLRLALSFLTVLAPARAEPDDAFPRALPWFPVAGLVVGLLATLPAWLGLFAHTPFLAGWTVALLGLLLTRGLHADGLADIADAVGSAATGDRFWAILKDSRAGPFAVMALALALTAQASACGELASQGRLGVVVWSFVAGRTAGLAVLHVCRSRARPGLGALFARGATPRLIALGVALCAILGFALAGLRDTALGLAACAAVTWALARISRRQGGFNGDFVGAAIVLGEVTVVLAAVAA